A window of Pseudochaenichthys georgianus chromosome 11, fPseGeo1.2, whole genome shotgun sequence genomic DNA:
aaCTGTGATGACAGATGAGTACATAAAATACTTTATTGTGCAGAAAGCAACACAAGACGGCAATCAAAACTCAAAATTCACAATATTGCAAAGTTTTAAAGTTCATCACATGTTTACACACAGTTATATCTTACAGCTAAACTCCACATCAGCTCAGGGGGGACGGTGCAGGGGAGAATCCTTACTGCTGCaagaaacaaacaaagtgtcagATCAAATATCTATCATCTTTTTAAACAAACTGTAAATGTGCAAACATAAAGATCTGGTTttatgtggtgtgtgtgtgtgtgtgtgtgtgtgtgtgtgtgtgtgtgtgtgtgtgtgtgtgtgtgtgtgtgtgtgtgtgtgtgtgtgtgtgtgtgtgtgtgtgtgtgtgtgtgtgtgtgtgtgtgtgtgtgtgtgtgtgtgtgtgtgtgtgtgttttttttttaccttggtCTTTTGGTTCTGGACGGGCAGGTAGAGTTTGAACTCTGCAGGGAGCTCGTCCTCAGAGTACAGTCTGTCTGAGAAATACACTCTCCTTATTCGACAGTTAGCGTGGATCTGAAACGAAACATAGCTTTATTCATTATAAAAATAGTACAATCTTACAAATGTCAAAATAAAATGGGTCAGCCCGCTTTTATCCACTACGCTCCCAAACTGTGGAACACCCTACCAGGAAATATCAGAGGCCAactcagtggacatttttaaacGACAGCTAAAGACAAATCTTTAGATTAGCTACCCCCCCACCCCTTTTAAATGGTCTTTTAGTCTTTATTATTTACCTActtttatattgttttatttatcttATAGGTCTTAAAAGGGTTTTATCTTAtatattgaacagttttaatagCAATATTTCCTTTTACGTTGGTCTTTTAATATTTGAATTGTTTACCCTTTATTAGAAATATGAATTTAGAAATAAtacttttatctttttatttttgttgtacctatatgtttattttatttttgtaggGTTTCATATTGTTGCATCGATTCACTTAGTCGTGGGTCTTTTTTTTCCCCAGAGAGgaatcattatttattttattgtattttatttgtattatcataCCTTTTACCTCCTTGTGTTTCTTAACCTGTTAACATGTTATATTTTGTAGCTATGCTGCGTGTATCTGTAAAGGTCTTTATTATGATCTGAGGGGAATttattgttgtttatttatattttttaattgtgatGTGTGCCATTTTGTcaagcactttgagctgcacgTGCTGTATGAAAAATGCAATATACATAAAGCCAGAACAAATCTACACATGGGCACACCTATCGcaaataaatacacaaataaagggTAACAAACACTGGTAACTCATGAGCAAGGCACAaatttgaaataaaaacataacagcAACAGCTTTGCTTGGGCCTTAAACTTGGACAACCGCTGACCGGAGCAGCAAACATAATAATACAGAGCGACACCACATGATGCAAGGTGTAATGTGGCGCAGTAAGCACTGACATATTAATTGACATGCAAACATTCTACTTACAGCTTTATGCTAATAAAGCTGGAGACGCCGTTTGCCTGAAGAATGGAATGGATTGAAGGATCGAAGGATTGGGCTCGCTAACTCAGCCCCGGGGTTTGCTGAGGTCAAGCTAGTAACACTAAGGCGTGCTGCTGCAAGGTGCAGGGTCGCCAGCAGCACCATCGGCTGTAGTTCTTTCATCGCAATTTATTTGTAATAAATCCTTAGACCTACTCGTGGTTGTAAGccaatttctgatgtccattttgtaatttaaacagaaatgggagtctacagaatgcataataaaaaacaaatccagagtagtgtgacgctgtgattggtctaaatgtGGACGAATCACAAATCACAAAAGACACATTAATTGATTTGACGTAGCCTACGATCTTTTTGTGTAGTTACTATCCgacatcacatacatcgtaGCAGTAAAATTCAcaggttatttaaaaaaaaaacgtgtttaTTGGGGAGGGCAGAAATGTCAAATGGGAGGGCCTGGCCCTCTCTGGCGCCGGGTCTgcataaagctttattattattatttttattattatgtcacactAGTGAAAGTGCAAGTAGCATCTGGAGACAGTTCGCCCGTTTCCTGTCCACTCACCTGTACACGCAGCGTCTCGATGTAATTGGTCCCATAAGCCCTCCTGGTGAAGTCTGACAGGTTAAACTGAATCTGGTTCCAGCCGTCATCCAGCCTCATGGGCATTGTGCAGATAAACGGCTTCACTCGTGTCGTGCTTTGATAGTTACTCGCCCGAAAGCGTCGCCGAACATTTTTATCATCCAACACCTGCAATATAGAAAAAGAAAGCTTGATTTGTTTGTTTCTGCCACCAAGACATGGAAGTGTTTTGTATCTGCAAGAATGTTAACATCACCTGGACTTCAAAGGTGAAATACTTCTTGAGATTTTTGATGATCATAACGAGAAAAGGAAGCTTGATGCCCAACGTCTTCTTAGGGTCTGCAGGACATGTTATATATGTGGTGCTGCAGAGAGAAGaaattacaattaaaataaaagggtgGTAAATTAGTGACTAGAGCTTTAATAATGAGTCAAGCTAAAAAATCGGTTAAAATAGTCACAAACTCACCTGACGTTTGCTCCCTCGACCTCCAACACCATGGAGTGGATGTCATTGTCTGTGATTCTCTTGATATGACCATTTCTAACCTGTGAAAGCACAGCAATTgtattttcttaaaatgtacatAAAGAAATCAAGCCATGTCACATTGGTTTAGGATGGCTGTCACCATAATTTCACTTAATATTTCTAGATAATTCTTCTTCTACATAAACTGTGACATACTGTTTAAAAGGTAAGGATGCATTTAAATATGAATGTAAACTGCATGAAGTAAAGCAAGCTCCCAAATATTTCAAAAcgacatgaatataaatgtgttatGAGGCTAACATTTTATCTCAGTTTCTTGGTAAAACAATCTGGATATAACATTGTGAGTTTTAACTTAATCTTACAACAGGCACAACACATAACATATCAAGGTGTTGAAAGTGAGTTAACCTCAGAATCTTCTGTTATTAATTGTTGCATGGCAACAGCGCCTTTTGGTCCACCTAGTATCCTGCATTAGTTATTTAACAATGACTGAAAACTAGTGGTTGTCAAATGTTCGATGTTTTATGAGCAACACAAGACCCATACTTTATTTTCAGATCAATGCTTATGCTTTGAATCATTACTGTAACCTGTGTTTCAGACTATCAACAACAGGAAATATCAACTGGGGTTGCCAGCGTTCTTGAAAAATGGGGTTAACTAAataaatcaatgattttattatAACGATACCATCTTAATAGATCCGATTAAATCCACTTATCGAATAAAACAATGTAAGCTTCTAGCGTATACGAAAAACAAGCTAAAGCTCCAACAGAGACACATACGCTAACGCTAGTTAGCTCTAGcgcggctaacgttagctaaggaagctagttataataataataagtaacTCTGCTCACCTTTTTATCCCATATCTGAAGTGGTTTGCTGCCGATGCTGTATAAAATAGACAAGAATCCGCTTTGAAACGTGTTTTTAAACATCTTGTTTGAGCTTAGACCACAGTGTCTTTGCACATGTGTTTACGTCTACTAACTAAAACTGTTGCTAGCTAATAGgtttacgtttgtttacagatttAGTTTCCGTCCCCAACGCAACTGGTTCCGTGCGGTACAAAATAACCCGTTCCGCTGTCAGAAGTTAAAACGTTTTGGTTAACTCAGACTTGTCTTGTTTTGTGATATCCCCACACGTCCTCCCTGGGacatgttaataataataataataataatatatttaatttatatagcgcttctcatctgccaagacaaatctcgaagtgcttgtTAAAGTAAAGAAGGCTGATGTTCACCTTCTTGTTATTTTGGTGTTCCTAAGGAACAGAAGCTCTTGGCGTTGTTCAGGTCGGGTCTTTTTAAATGGTTACGCAACTCGGTAGCTGTGGCAACGAAAAGCTAGCCCAGCGCCGTATAGATAGaagtcgaggacgcttccttggtaggacatgtccttctgagtcaggtccttcagagGCTAGGCAATAATCCTTCCTAGCATTCGGAGAACGAataatggaacaggctagcagatGTGCAGCCTGCAGGTGTGTGTCATATGCAAGACCCCGCCTTAAATTGAGCACGATTTGTTTGAAGACTCATAAAACAAA
This region includes:
- the cfap20 gene encoding cilia- and flagella-associated protein 20 isoform X2, translating into MFKNTFQSGFLSILYSIGSKPLQIWDKKVRNGHIKRITDNDIHSMVLEVEGANVSTTYITCPADPKKTLGIKLPFLVMIIKNLKKYFTFEVQVLDDKNVRRRFRASNYQSTTRVKPFICTMPMRLDDGWNQIQFNLSDFTRRAYGTNYIETLRVQIHANCRIRRVYFSDRLYSEDELPAEFKLYLPVQNQKTK
- the cfap20 gene encoding cilia- and flagella-associated protein 20 isoform X1: MFKNTFQSGFLSILYSIGSKPLQIWDKKVRNGHIKRITDNDIHSMVLEVEGANVSTTYITCPADPKKTLGIKLPFLVMIIKNLKKYFTFEVQVLDDKNVRRRFRASNYQSTTRVKPFICTMPMRLDDGWNQIQFNLSDFTRRAYGTNYIETLRVQIHANCRIRRVYFSDRLYSEDELPAEFKLYLPVQNQKTKQ